A window of Amaranthus tricolor cultivar Red isolate AtriRed21 chromosome 8, ASM2621246v1, whole genome shotgun sequence genomic DNA:
aatttattaaatatttaaaatatttaaaggatTATCATAACTTTTTATGAGACAGTCTTATCGTGAGATGTGTCTTATACATGatttaaatagcctaataatacaaattactaATATATGAACTTTTTGTTTTTGAGGTCGTCTTATCTAAACATAATCTCTTAAATAATAACTTTGATGATTATTACTCAAATGAAAACCAAAATACACCATtttaatacatacatataagaTATAACATAATCCAAAATTAGCTCAACTAGTGTCACCCACTAGTCAAAAATTAGACTTTTGTATGATTGTTGAAGAGCCAATTAACAACCATTTATTTAGAATTTATGATAATAACTAAATGGTAATTGGTAGGTAAGAGCAACTTTTTACTTGACATTATCAACAAATAGCCATTTTATAGAATGTAATCAATTACACATGACGGTTAAGGAAGAGCATACCATAATGGCTCTTCCAAGCAACATTATGACATACCCAACAAAAATTAGTTCCTGTTATAATTGCTCTAAACATGCGCATAGTTTCCCTCAGCCACCATAAAATCACATTGGAACACTTCTTTTTGCCTCAATGTATCCCCATAACAaggatttctagcatattatcATTGTACTTGGatcaattttaactttttaactaTACCCATTTTCAATTTTTCGCATCCTCTTAAAATCATCCAGAAAAAATGAGACTACAACAAGTAACTAGACTTTGGCTTCTTATGCATTGTGCTCTACTTTCATTCATCTACGTGTCCCATTCATCTCCAACTACCTCTCCGTTATGTAATAAAGGTATATTTATTTATCGAATTACAtgtattgttttgaatttgggtttattttgaaaatagttGTTGGCTTAAGTTGTTGACCAACTTAAAATATTTAACCGTATAagtctattgattaattagacATCTATTATGAAGATTGTTAATTGTTGGTTGTTAATTATTGACTGTTTTATAGaagaaaaagtgtcaaaaaactaaacttcaaaaaaaattttcctAACCCACCCTTAGTTGTCACTTCATTGTGACTCTCAACTTAACATAACTAATTTGTGATCACAAAACATttgattacaataataatatgtaGTGAATGGAATTTTCCATTTGTATCAACACATTTTGGTTATCCTAGCAGGACTTAAATCAGAACTTCCTTACATGACTTCAAATATCAAAGAAGTAGAAGGCAAATCATTTGATTACATAATAATCGGAGGCGGAGCATGCGGCTGCCCGTTAGCTGCCACACTCTCGGAAAAATTCTCGGTGCTCATAATCGAACGAGGTAGCTCACCATACGGTGACCCAACGATCTTCGAACGAACCAAATTCGGGTTTCCCTTAGTGGAAACAAACAAGCACACTTCAGTTGCACAAGAATTCATTTCCTTAGATGGAGTTGTAAATTATAGAGGAAGAGTTTTAGGTGGATCAACAGCTATAAATAGTGGGTTTTATAGTAGAGCAAGTAAAGAGTTTATTAAGAAAATGGGTTGGGATGAAAAGATGGTAAAACAAGCTTATGAATGGATAGAAACAAGGGTTGTTTTTCAACCAGAGTTTTTAAGTCCATGGCAATCTGTTGTATTAGATGGGCTTTTAGAATCAGGTATATTGCCCTTTAATGGGTATACATTGGAACATGTTGAAGGTACTAAGTTAAGTGGTACTATTTTTGATGTGTTTGGGAAAAGACATACAGCTGCTGATCTTCTTGCTGTGGGTAATACTAAGAATATTGTCGTTCTTTTGAATGCAACTGTAAGCAAGGTGTTCTTCCATCATGAGGGTGAGTTTTTTCATTTGCATTTTTGGAATTTTGGTTCATTGTTTTTGCTTCTTGATTGAGAACTTTTTATTTCTACACCTTTTGAGAAACTTGTGCCAACAAAAGTAGCACTTTGATGAATCGGTGTTACTTTCGGTAGAAAACTCAAACGCATTTGAGTATTGGAAAAATAACGCACATGTGATACCATTACCGAAATACATATAAGCTTGTTGGACTACTCCTCTTataaccaattggttttaggatggaaccttATTAGGTTTGTGTGCAGTCAACTATTCTCTTATGGGGGTCTTGTGTACGAACCTAATAACAAATATATCATGGTATCCGATCAACTAGAAACAATGTGCGGGTTTAAAAAGAATGATATTTCCGCCCACTTAGAAAAATGGGCTCACATGTGAGGGAAAGTGTTGAAAAATAACCCACTTGTGATCCTACTTCGTGAATTGCGTGTAATCAACTATCCTCTTATGTGGGTCTTATTGTGTACAAGCCCAATAACAAATTAATCGATGAGAGTATATGCAACTGATCTCATAAACTcttacttatttttctttaataaaaaatGCAGGGGATGAATTAAGAGCTAAAGGAGTAAAGTTCATCCAAAGTGAAGACAACACCAAAAAATCCTACAAAGTATACCTTAAAAAGGCTGAAAAAAATTCAACATCATCAAGTGAAGTAATACTCTCAGCGGGAGCACTAAGTAGCCCACAAATCCTAATGCTAAGTGGAATTGGACCTTCAAAACACCTCAAAAACATGAACATTTCTGTACTTAAAAACATAGAAAGTGTAGGACAAAAAATGCAAGACAATCCTGCTATTTCCCTTTTAGTAGATTCCAAGCCTAAATCAAGAATTCCTGATACACCCCAAGTAACGGGCATAACTGATCAGTTTAAGGTCATAATGGAGTCGATTATTGTACCTATTAGCAAGAATTTAACAAGGGTTTCTATTGCAGGAAAGCTTGCATTTCCTAAATCAAGAGGTAAACTTGAATTAAAGAACAAAGATCCTAGGGATAACCCATTGGTTAAATTCAATTATCTTTCGAACGAACAAGATATGGAGTTATGTGTTAAGGTACATCAGTTTGTCGAGCATGTATCAATGTCGGCTTCAGTGAGTATGTTCTTAAGGAACGAGCGAAATAGGTTCGAAAAAATGGGGAAAGAAGAGAGTAAAGAGTATTGTAAGAAGAATGTGAGTACATTTTACCATTATCATGGTGGGTGTATCATTGGGGAAGTTGTTGATGAGGAGTATAGAGTTTATGGAGTTAAGGGGTTAAGGGTTATGGATGGGTCTACTTTGGTGGAATCTCCTGGGACTAATCCTATGGCTACACTTATGATGTTAGGGAGGTATCAAGGTTTGAAAATTGTGGAGGAAAGAACTAATATGTCTTCAAGATAATCAAAGAACTAGATTGTCTTGAACATAATCAAGATTGTTTCTGGTCGTATAATATAATTCGACAGCTAATTCGGCTTTTTGAGTTTGCTATTTATTCAGATGGGTCAAAAATCTTCTTATAATTCTATGGACCTATGGTTAAGTGTGAATTTgagtgattttttttatgtttgtgaAAATCGTTTTAGAAAAGAAGTGTATCATAATCTATTTTgttcaataattttattaatagtaatgcCTATTGTGGATTTGTTATTGGCAAAAATAAGTGTATATAATTAGTTTTGCTTGAGCAAGTGGTTGataatttgggttaaaaaataaatgatcaaACAAACGAAAAGAGAGAATTAATTgtattgataaaattaaaaaagagttaaaacaTACTTCATGAGTAAAAGAAAGTGATTGTACATCATCCAAACataaagaaaatacaaaatgAGTAAAACGGACTAAAATAACACTTAGGGTATGCTTTGATTAGGTGTTAATATTTAAgaggaaaataaagttaaactaatgaaatgaaagcaaatagaAATACATCTGAAGTAGTTGAAATAGTAGTAAACAAGGTAAAATaagtatgaaataaaaataatgaaggaaaaagaagaaaatttttCCTATTATGAAAGGTAATACATTCCTCCACCCCTTAGGATAAATATCTACCCCGagctctttttatttttcattactttacAACTATTTTTCAACATCTATGACaattaaatttcactaatttctcatttatcaattttattttcttactttgaGATTTTtatccccttaaatatttacacctaATCCAAGCATTACCTAATTCAAGCATGTccttaatacaaaataaacggAATAAAACAAATACTAGTATAAGTTtgaaaacaatgctaaaacaaataaatcaacTCAAAACCATCTACCTAAATTTATacaaataaaaactataaataaataaataataataagttcaTAATTCCATTACAAATGCACAAATGTATCACTCAAAACCGCcaattcattgataattttatttataaaaataaaattagctcaaatttaatattttattttaaattttctatttacaaaataaaattccaTAATTGAAATCTAAATGAATCACATGTTCCTAAATCATGTCTAAACATAAACCctactataattaacaaaaaaaaaatcaattttcacaaaaaatgtcaaaaaatttcttcaattaCCCCCCAATTGCACTACTCTGAACTTTCCCTCTGATTCTGATTACTTTGATTTTGATCATTACCAGAATCACCGCCATTATCTCTATCCTCTGTTCTCCTACTACGCCCAAATGCAAAACTAACCCAAATTTCCCTTTGTATTCTTCTTCTGCTTCCTTCTCTTTCCTCCTCATTTTTCTTCCCActatcttcttcttcaatcGGCATCTTAAACCTGCAAACTGGACACGATCCATGCAAACCCAACCATTTTTCAATACACCCACTATGAAATCTGTGTTTACATGGCATTTCTTTCACAAACCCACCAATTTCACTTTCTTCCAAACAAATCACACATTCCCCTTCTTCCCCATCTCTGATTTCGACACTTGGCAATGCCTCAATCGCTGATTTTGAAGCAGGTGGAGGTCCATCTTTGATACCTACACTGCGAAACATGGAATCTAACCCTTCTCCTTCAATTACCACCATTCCTTGTGTCAGTGGATTTATTAGTACAATCCTATCTCCGAGAGTTTCTTCTTCATCTTGGTTTGAATGATTTTCTGAATTATGATCTGGGTTCGGCGAGTTTGAGTCCGAATTTGAATGGGTTGAAGTCGGGTTCATGGTTGTAAACCCTAAAAGAAGAGGGATGAACATGGATAAATCTCTGTTTTGGGAACTGATTAGTCTTTCTAAAAATGATCGCATCTCTGCTGGTGTTGGTTCTGATGATTCTGAAGACGCCATTTTTtgatttgaagaaaaaaaaggtatgATCAATGGAAAAAAGAGCAGAGGAAAGAGAATTGAAGGtgataatttgaaattttatgaGATCGAAAGAGAATAGTAAGAAGGGGAATTTATATGAATATGGTGGAGGTTAAAGGTAACGTTCACTGGAAGCTAGTAGAAGGATCTGGAATTTTAACGGATGTTTCAATATTTCAACGATTGATTTTCatctttttaaatgtttatgtttATCAAAACATGGTGGAGTTTGAAAAGGACAATTGACTGCTGACTCACGATCGTCTGATTAGTCGGTTCAGTTGGGTGTCTAATGCCACATGTAAATATCTGGGGTTTTATTAACTAAACTAGATTATTCTTGAAACAAGGATTAGATACTTCTGAATTTAATACTActataattataaatagtttaaaattttaattataaatagtttaaattttaaaaaatgttaaacgTATTAGAATGGatttcttataaaataattaaaacaaggagtatgattatttttattgtaacaGATTCGAAATTTTCCTTTAATCAtccgattaatttttttttttcaagaaattcttaatttataatccCTAAACTCCAATTTAATTTAGTcatcatatataattttattcctAGAGATGTAATTCTTATATCCAATTTTATATTCCCTTAAAATTTCAATACGTGTCCGAGTTCTTTAAATTATTTCCAACTCGAAATTTTACATTTCTGAAATATTCTTTTTGAGCCCAAAAGTTTTAATTACTAATTTATATACTtcgaaaatttttaaattatttaattaacttaCGGTTTACTGAAGTTTTACGTTTTAGATGCTTAATTCCTAATTAATTCCGTTAATAATTGTTTTAACGACTTTAACACTTTCCcttaaactattttaaaactAGTATAATTATAACACTAAATTTAATTACACTTTTAAGCTTGTTTTTACACCTAAACTAATCCTAACTACCTAAAATAATTAGTCAAAACCtacctatattttttttgttacttaTATACTTACATAAGCAAAGTAAGTTTgaaaagaaatcaaacttcatcCTTACCATCATATTGGATGGTTATGGGTAAGATATGGAGccatgattttttattttatccaaatattATAAGATCTTGTCCCATAAATATCTTTTTTATATACTAGCTATTTTCCTAACATTCAACTTTGCAAACTTAAAACAAAACTAacctaaaatatattattctagTTATGTAATATTAAGGAATTAAGTCATCTATTTTTCTTCCATTTGCTCCTAATTTCACTTCATTATATCATATACTAATTTcctaaaattaattagttgaagaaaatcaagaagaagAAGTATAGTTGGGTAAAATTTTGAATACTTGAAAATCATCATTTTAGGATTTTGGGCTTGGAGCATTGGAGCTTGGAGGATCACACTATCCATTTTTCTAATtagtatttagtattaatccTTGGTGGTAGTATAGTATAATTTCTTACCCTactttttatatgaaaattttaaattgtaaaataatatgtaaagtatgaaatatatggggcatgattaattagaaaaattggttgatgaatttatgattatgtttataCTAAGTATGTTATGTTAAAAGTATTGTTAGTATGTTTAATAAATTTTGAACATGTTAGAAAGTTGGGTGGATTATTATGCTCTAACTAAAATTAAGTTTCACTTATGTATAAATTTGTGTTAGTATGTTTATGGGTTATGTATTATATTAGGAATGTTATAATAATTAAGTATGTTTATgctagaatttatttttaatatgtttatgttagttttaagtaattttaataTGTTGTGAGTAGTTTTTTATGAACATGTTATATTAACCaggattatatttaaaaagttgttattagaatttaattgatatttatgtTATTGAATTTtcaagttattgtgttgaagtttttattttttttagtgattatgttaattatttaaacttaggatatactacaataaaataaattaagttgtttataAGTGGAAAATACTCCAAAAGTAACCTAGGCCATTTGtccatattattttatatataataaaaaataaaaaaataattaaataatataagttaCTAAGTATCCATTAtaacattaaaatatatttgtgaCTAACTTTTTATAAGCAATTAAAGTGTTTCcttgaatatatgagaaattataataaagataacttttatgatattaaaaagtcttacaaaataattttttagtttactatttgagcaaaaatttatgtacaaagatgtaaaagtatttttagaaatttgtcTCTTAAATTATgagtgaaatattgatttttatgaaaatgtaaaaaaaaaaaatttacccgtTTTATATCAAAAACATTGATTTTCgtgaaaattataaagttttcttaaaataatgatttttgtgaagttttaaagttttacttgctttacaactaaaaatattgaattttcgtaaaattacaaagtttatttgaaatattgatttttgtgaaaaatttgtAAGTGTCACTCTATTTTTATAACTAGAGATATTAATTATTGAGAAGTTCcaaattttatgattatttgcCAAAATATCTATCTTTTTGTAAACTTAATAAAGTTACTTGTTTCCCTATAACTTGAAACGTTGACTTTTGTGAAATTGTTGGATTTGAAAAACTTATCTTGAGATTACAATTTAATTTGgagttataataaaataattaattatccgAAAAGAATAAGTTGTATtgattctaaattaggtaaTATTGATTTTAGAGtttatttcaagaaaaataaaatttatcagCTACTAGTAGAAAATATTAAagtggagactattaataaaataagtaaaacttTGGGTGATAAATGAGGAAACTATTGAATATagagtgataaataaaatacaatgaGTAAAGATTAATTTATGAACTACGAGGGcctaaagataaaatttaagTCTATAGTAGTaactatattaaataaaagaagttATCACCTCAATTGAATAAAGTCAAAGTTAGCATGTAATAATGAAATGTAAAATCCCGGCacccgtgttagccggcacgtataAATGCGGTGTtagacagggggttagctacctatcctgtagaagctcgagcataaacATTGGCGGGGTGACGACCCCCACCACAGTTAGATATAGGGCTTTGGCCCTAATCTAGCCAGACCCTTActtatatcaggtgtcatattgttgcacttgcttgttgatcagtgataaacttgattagtgttgatgcaaTGATGCATGGTACGATTATGAGTATTaatcaaatgaacttacttaagtattAAGATTACCAATAGTATAAGCGGCAGTAACGTACTTTtgtcaggatcgagaatggtatcttaatgacttaaaagaatagaacagaaaaaaaatggtaaaagtatacggtggtgtcaattaattataagttcgtacttaaattattatttcacaaatgtagcgtataatttccgtattttgagctggataggaagttatgttcggcgttaagcgctgaccgattcaatcggctgtcatccgtatcatggatggcagcattttgcaggatttagttcaggttctgATCCATGCCGtatcaattactatttatcgagaacttaactgctttttgtatttttattgatgacttgatgatgatgtatttttttcattttgagaaaacaatatttcttatcagatgtaatattttactttttttttaaacagttttagttttTACGATTTAAAGTTTATTAACAGTTcgacattttgagacttccgcaatatttttgtgttaaacattaattattatatgttaattatgttTCAAGATTGCCGCTTCTATTacattaattgttttaaatttaaaaatatgttaaacttattttaattttaattataaatatgagATTTAgatatatcaaaaaaaaagtaTGATTATTGGATTTATTTCTAAATAgtttataattcaaaaaaatgtGAAGCTTATTAGACCAGATTTTTTGTTTACTTTGTTGTACTTCTAAATTTAATACTactataatatttttgtaataCTTCTATGagatttgctatatttttattctttgataatacttatgcttttttaattttcatctatatatttaatttatttttttaatcatatatttagtttatttttttgaagatttctcataaaatttaattttttttctctttgttcTTATTGTTCCTCCAAGTTACCTAAACTTTAAgtattttaaagtttataacGATGTGTATAATTTAGTTAGGtgattgttgttattttttcatctatacatttaaaatttacatactTCTCACACTTTTTCACGTACAAATTACTGTTActaaaatttttagggtttaaattattaatttaagtaaTTTATATCTCAACATCAATCACCAAACTTAATAACATTTGTATAATACACATCGTTTTAGTCTTTTAAAAGACTcccttttattaaaaaaaatacatgattTTAATGATCTTATGGTATACTCaaacatttttcattaatccctcaattcaaatttttaatattttacagtttatatttcttttatttttacttttactttaattttcttGGACTGTAAAGTGAAAACTATTAATCACATATTTAAAAATCTTTTAATTGTGAATTCTCCATTTGATAATCAAATCTTATTTCAGCTAAAACATGTATCTCTTTCCTTAGGCAAgattttttaattcaattttactATCCCTTCCTTAACTCTCTTCTTCAGACGGCCTATCATGT
This region includes:
- the LOC130820991 gene encoding protein HOTHEAD-like — translated: MRLQQVTRLWLLMHCALLSFIYVSHSSPTTSPLCNKGLKSELPYMTSNIKEVEGKSFDYIIIGGGACGCPLAATLSEKFSVLIIERGSSPYGDPTIFERTKFGFPLVETNKHTSVAQEFISLDGVVNYRGRVLGGSTAINSGFYSRASKEFIKKMGWDEKMVKQAYEWIETRVVFQPEFLSPWQSVVLDGLLESGILPFNGYTLEHVEGTKLSGTIFDVFGKRHTAADLLAVGNTKNIVVLLNATVSKVFFHHEGDELRAKGVKFIQSEDNTKKSYKVYLKKAEKNSTSSSEVILSAGALSSPQILMLSGIGPSKHLKNMNISVLKNIESVGQKMQDNPAISLLVDSKPKSRIPDTPQVTGITDQFKVIMESIIVPISKNLTRVSIAGKLAFPKSRGKLELKNKDPRDNPLVKFNYLSNEQDMELCVKVHQFVEHVSMSASVSMFLRNERNRFEKMGKEESKEYCKKNVSTFYHYHGGCIIGEVVDEEYRVYGVKGLRVMDGSTLVESPGTNPMATLMMLGRYQGLKIVEERTNMSSR
- the LOC130820798 gene encoding E3 ubiquitin-protein ligase MPSR1-like — translated: MASSESSEPTPAEMRSFLERLISSQNRDLSMFIPLLLGFTTMNPTSTHSNSDSNSPNPDHNSENHSNQDEEETLGDRIVLINPLTQGMVVIEGEGLDSMFRSVGIKDGPPPASKSAIEALPSVEIRDGEEGECVICLEESEIGGFVKEMPCKHRFHSGCIEKWLGLHGSCPVCRFKMPIEEEDSGKKNEEEREGSRRRIQREIWVSFAFGRSRRTEDRDNGGDSGNDQNQSNQNQRESSE